One window of Falsibacillus pallidus genomic DNA carries:
- a CDS encoding acetyl-CoA acetyltransferase, with amino-acid sequence MRGISDKTAVVGMGCTRFKEQWDKSTDDLIIEAVQEALNDAGIELDDIDAAWIGTMDSGYAGTTLSSALKTNYIPVTRVENMCATGSEAFRNACYAVAAGAYDTVLVVGVEKLKDSGYSGLVINSPDGDGTFPNITAPAAFSLLAPAYFHKFGLDNASGKEVLSRIAWKNHRNGSLNKKAQYQREIPMEKIMNSPLIAEPLGILDCSGVADGAAAAIIMRTDDAKRRKKDPMYIKALSIAAGNGEGMLMQGFDFTSIKENLVSSSSAYKEAGIKDPSKEIDMAEVHDCFTPTELVIYEDLGFSEKGMGWKDAMNGKFDLDGKLPVNPDGGLKSFGHPIGASGLRMLYEMYLQFQGRAEKRQLNNPKIGLTHNLGGYPWQCVSFVSIIGKELS; translated from the coding sequence ATGAGGGGAATAAGCGATAAAACAGCTGTCGTTGGCATGGGGTGTACCCGCTTTAAAGAACAGTGGGATAAAAGTACGGATGATTTGATCATTGAAGCTGTTCAAGAAGCATTGAACGATGCGGGTATTGAGCTGGATGATATTGATGCGGCATGGATCGGTACCATGGACTCGGGTTATGCAGGAACCACGCTTTCTTCAGCATTGAAGACCAATTATATCCCGGTGACCCGTGTTGAGAATATGTGTGCGACAGGGTCAGAGGCATTTCGGAATGCCTGCTACGCAGTTGCAGCCGGTGCCTATGATACAGTTCTTGTGGTCGGAGTGGAAAAGTTGAAGGATTCCGGCTATAGCGGTCTGGTCATCAATAGCCCAGATGGAGATGGGACATTCCCCAACATCACTGCACCAGCTGCATTTTCTTTATTAGCCCCGGCTTATTTTCACAAATTCGGCCTTGATAACGCCTCGGGCAAAGAGGTGCTGTCCCGGATTGCATGGAAAAATCACCGAAATGGTTCTTTGAATAAAAAAGCGCAGTATCAAAGGGAAATTCCCATGGAGAAGATCATGAATTCCCCTTTGATAGCGGAGCCTTTAGGGATATTGGACTGTTCAGGGGTTGCAGATGGTGCAGCAGCCGCCATCATCATGAGAACTGATGATGCAAAGAGGCGTAAAAAGGATCCCATGTATATAAAGGCCTTGTCGATTGCAGCGGGCAATGGAGAAGGAATGCTGATGCAGGGATTTGATTTTACTTCTATTAAAGAGAATCTTGTTTCTTCCTCCTCTGCATATAAGGAAGCGGGAATCAAAGATCCAAGCAAAGAAATTGATATGGCAGAGGTGCACGATTGTTTTACACCTACAGAACTGGTTATTTATGAAGATCTTGGCTTCAGTGAAAAAGGCATGGGATGGAAGGATGCCATGAATGGGAAGTTTGATTTGGATGGTAAATTGCCAGTCAATCCGGATGGAGGATTAAAGTCTTTCGGACATCCAATCGGTGCGAGCGGACTTCGTATGCTTTATGAAATGTATCTACAATTTCAAGGAAGGGCGGAAAAAAGGCAGTTAAATAACCCGAAAATTGGGCTGACACATAATCTTGGTGGATATCCGTGGCAATGTGTATCATTTGTTTCCATTATCGGAAAAGAGCTTTCATAA
- a CDS encoding acyl-CoA dehydrogenase family protein: protein MQHPYLTDDHIEFRKSFKKFLDKEATPYYDQWEEDRLIPRSFWRKMGDMGFLCPNLPEKYGGSGTDWGYSVVLIEELERVGSGLVGIGLHNEIVVPYLEAYGTEEQKQKWLPGCTDGSIITAIAMTEPGAGSDLANIKTFAQKNGDSYVINGQKTFITNGIQADLILLACKTDLNASHNGISLFLIEEGTAGFSRGRKLNKIGLHSQDTAELFFEDCPVHKDHLLGEPGKGFYYMMEKLQQERLIVAVSAQIAAEEMLRMTVEYVKSRKAFGKSVSKFQNSQFKLAEMATEVEVGRTFVDQLIACHMRGEEVTQKVSMAKWWITDMAKKTAGECLQLHGGYGYMEEYEIARRYRDIPVSAIYAGTNEIMKLIIAKNMGL, encoded by the coding sequence ATGCAGCATCCTTATTTGACAGACGATCATATAGAATTTCGAAAATCATTTAAGAAGTTTTTGGATAAAGAAGCAACACCTTATTATGATCAATGGGAAGAAGACAGGTTGATCCCGCGCTCTTTTTGGAGAAAAATGGGGGATATGGGCTTTCTTTGTCCAAATCTGCCAGAAAAGTATGGTGGGAGCGGTACGGACTGGGGATATTCTGTGGTACTCATTGAAGAATTGGAGAGGGTAGGTTCAGGTCTTGTGGGAATTGGCTTGCACAACGAGATTGTCGTTCCCTATCTTGAAGCATACGGAACGGAGGAGCAAAAACAGAAATGGCTGCCGGGATGTACGGATGGCAGCATCATTACGGCAATTGCCATGACTGAACCGGGGGCGGGCTCAGACTTGGCAAATATCAAAACTTTTGCTCAAAAGAATGGAGACTCCTATGTCATTAATGGACAGAAGACGTTCATCACAAATGGCATACAAGCTGACCTTATTCTCCTGGCATGTAAAACGGATTTAAACGCGTCTCATAACGGTATCAGCCTCTTTCTCATTGAAGAGGGGACTGCGGGGTTTTCAAGGGGAAGGAAGTTAAATAAAATCGGTCTTCATAGCCAGGATACCGCTGAATTGTTCTTTGAAGATTGCCCCGTCCACAAGGATCATCTTTTGGGGGAGCCGGGAAAAGGGTTTTATTATATGATGGAAAAGCTGCAGCAGGAAAGGTTGATTGTAGCTGTTTCAGCCCAAATTGCTGCTGAGGAAATGCTTCGAATGACAGTGGAATATGTAAAAAGCAGAAAAGCATTCGGGAAGTCTGTCTCTAAATTTCAGAATAGTCAGTTTAAATTAGCTGAAATGGCAACGGAAGTGGAAGTAGGCAGGACATTTGTGGACCAATTGATTGCCTGTCATATGAGAGGGGAGGAGGTAACCCAAAAAGTCTCCATGGCAAAATGGTGGATTACAGATATGGCAAAGAAAACGGCAGGTGAATGTTTGCAGCTGCACGGTGGATATGGATATATGGAAGAATATGAAATCGCCAGGAGATATCGTGATATCCCTGTTTCGGCGATATATGCCGGAACCAATGAAATCATGAAATTGATCATTGCTAAAAATATGGGCTTATGA
- a CDS encoding FAS1-like dehydratase domain-containing protein yields MKAFVDKAGLKTQEFSFTIERGKIKEFVQAIGDRNPIYHELTAALEQGYEDIPIPPTFATVIEMWAGLDFEKLIELLQLNPLNVLHGEQEYEYMKTICAGEVISGQMEVVKHVQKGNMDFFKLETVFRNSTGLIAMISRSTVIERH; encoded by the coding sequence ATGAAAGCGTTTGTAGATAAGGCAGGTTTGAAAACCCAGGAATTCAGCTTCACCATTGAAAGGGGAAAGATTAAAGAATTTGTTCAGGCTATCGGCGATCGAAATCCCATTTACCACGAATTAACTGCTGCTTTGGAACAAGGCTACGAAGATATTCCCATTCCGCCGACTTTTGCTACAGTCATAGAAATGTGGGCAGGGCTGGATTTTGAAAAATTAATTGAACTGCTTCAGTTGAATCCTTTGAATGTGCTGCATGGAGAGCAGGAATATGAATATATGAAAACAATCTGTGCAGGTGAAGTCATCTCCGGTCAGATGGAAGTGGTGAAACATGTCCAAAAAGGGAATATGGACTTTTTTAAACTTGAGACGGTCTTTCGGAATTCAACTGGATTAATAGCAATGATAAGCCGTTCGACTGTCATCGAACGTCATTAG
- a CDS encoding MaoC/PaaZ C-terminal domain-containing protein, with the protein MKKELPAIIKTPLTHSQLVKYAGASGDFNPIHTVVPVAQEAGLKDCIAHGMLIMGMAGEAICTWFPRESLRKFQVRFQKMTFPGEKLSISGRILGEETVEKETYLLGEVAAINDEGEMKLKGTFRVKKEE; encoded by the coding sequence ATGAAAAAAGAATTGCCGGCAATTATTAAAACCCCCCTCACCCATTCACAATTGGTGAAGTATGCGGGAGCCTCCGGAGATTTCAATCCCATCCATACAGTTGTGCCCGTTGCTCAAGAAGCAGGATTAAAGGACTGCATTGCACATGGAATGCTAATCATGGGGATGGCGGGTGAAGCCATTTGTACATGGTTTCCAAGGGAATCTTTAAGGAAGTTTCAAGTCAGATTTCAAAAAATGACCTTTCCGGGAGAAAAGCTCTCAATCAGTGGTAGAATCCTTGGAGAAGAGACTGTTGAAAAAGAAACGTATCTCCTCGGTGAAGTTGCTGCGATAAATGATGAAGGAGAAATGAAGCTGAAAGGCACATTTCGAGTTAAAAAAGAGGAGTGA